From Crocosphaera subtropica ATCC 51142, one genomic window encodes:
- a CDS encoding type II toxin-antitoxin system death-on-curing family toxin, with translation MREPIWITERMARAIHSQQLALFGGASGILDEGKLSSALARSKHLYTYQQDVSLYELAAAIGWGVAKNHPFVDGNKRTAFVVMAVFLKVNGIDLIAPEVEVVTVMLALAAGELSEQQLNDWLADNSTERQ, from the coding sequence GTGAGGGAACCAATCTGGATTACTGAAAGAATGGCTAGGGCGATTCATAGCCAGCAGCTTGCTTTGTTTGGTGGGGCTTCTGGTATTTTGGATGAAGGTAAATTATCTTCGGCCTTGGCCAGAAGCAAACACCTTTACACTTATCAACAAGATGTTAGTCTGTATGAGTTAGCTGCGGCCATTGGTTGGGGAGTCGCCAAAAACCACCCTTTTGTTGATGGCAACAAGCGAACGGCTTTCGTAGTCATGGCAGTGTTTCTCAAGGTCAATGGGATTGATTTAATTGCGCCGGAAGTGGAAGTGGTGACGGTTATGTTGGCCTTAGCTGCTGGTGAGCTTAGTGAACAGCAACTTAATGACTGGCTTGCTGATAATTCTACAGAGAGACAATAG
- a CDS encoding AbrB/MazE/SpoVT family DNA-binding domain-containing protein, which translates to MKLKLRKIGNSIGTTFPKEILDKLQVNEGDTLYLTETPDGIELTAYDPEFEQVMEAAGEITRHYRNALKELAK; encoded by the coding sequence ATGAAGTTAAAACTCAGGAAGATTGGAAATTCCATCGGAACGACTTTTCCCAAAGAAATCCTTGATAAGTTACAAGTCAATGAAGGAGACACCCTCTATCTGACTGAAACCCCCGATGGAATAGAGTTAACCGCTTACGATCCTGAATTTGAACAGGTGATGGAAGCTGCAGGGGAAATCACCCGCCATTACCGTAATGCTTTAAAAGAGTTGGCTAAGTGA
- the mobF gene encoding MobF family relaxase, with the protein MLTIKNVNAELAKTYFEKGYYEEGRWFGEGAANLNLTGEIKNHDAYNNLLDGQSPDGNHCLMGRKIKGNQHRAAIDCTFNAPKSVSLQALVGGDERLIEAHRKAVNQTLALMESRYAQSRILKKGQPRQVVQTGKLAVAQFDHIETRNLDPHLHTHCVVMNVTQRDDGQWRSLHNDAIYRQQKLLGMVYQHNLALELRKLGYQVEAKQHGQFEIAGYEKKDLEFFSKRRQQILAEAGENASVVERNIAWGNTRVKKEVVSPSELKQKWQREASELGVKFVNPNTGLDKKGEGLGEQREQREQRKQREQREQREQREQRSRGSDYQANQGNIDQNAISQPSPIKANIVNDAIAHCEERAVAFRLEEVEKFILLNGQPINIKNLDKTIGQHSQLINVSDNLNRRYTTEAALQRELATIRLMLEGKNKERPICSEAKINQGLAPISLTEGQQEAITTALSSRDTVMAWQGVAGAGKTYALNHFTTLSQKNGYSVKGFAPSAEAAKVLGFEVGIKADTVASLLYSKQAKQVEPNQIWIVDEAGLLSAKAAYELLKRAKAENARVLLVGDTRQLSAVEAGNPFKSLQAAGMTTARMNQSLRQRTPELQTAVDFISKGEIDAGFGILNQANCLIEVAEEEKINQIVNDYLKIPEADREKTLILAGTNAERLAITQTIRQGLKEEGKLGEGVKLTQLKSKDLTRVQMRFTHHLEIGDLVSPAFNYKQRQLSKGELYEIIDKDVDSLTLKDSTGNRVKVDPLFEKAVYGSSEIEIAVGDRLKWTKNDRKQGRRNGQEFTVKAIEGTIATIEYKDGQQDSFNFSVPQHLDYGLVSTTYSSQGKTADQVLISADYTVGKESFYVAVSRVKSDLKLYTLDKDNLLDLAKASRAKKNPLELLRARQKALLKGKYKTKERGADGKEVSSFTTQPSSVSVVDSSSNVTNVPQEKPVTTVSSFPSNKKPIRDKDEKLIENYNQISDEELKPLEQKASQSVKRNLEIETKKNRDLTNPIPESVSQSKIISDEKIETDNDTILSEVTESEAVTNAEVKKPNNHLDKEIAEPLIIFNEADANLNKKLKELLDTLAKSNQLSDENQQRLQELAERLKGDKNQKETTEKKAVKKQPIEKQSSVSPTPKQTVKPSQNKPDASKTTLQTPSSEQRLADLNNVKAIESLTKLMQFLNIPPQHGWRRLKRPRYMIKASTDYETIELYSASQRGLILQKKDGRIQGNLNEKDRELIAQIDPEIEQRLNQLKQKLVQKSQQRSRDNGLSL; encoded by the coding sequence ATGCTGACCATTAAGAACGTTAATGCAGAACTGGCTAAGACCTACTTTGAAAAAGGCTACTACGAGGAAGGCCGATGGTTCGGTGAAGGGGCAGCCAATCTCAACTTGACGGGAGAAATTAAAAACCATGACGCTTACAATAACCTCTTAGATGGCCAGTCCCCCGACGGCAACCACTGTCTCATGGGGCGGAAAATCAAAGGCAATCAACACCGCGCCGCCATTGACTGTACCTTTAACGCCCCCAAAAGTGTCAGTTTACAAGCCTTAGTCGGTGGAGACGAACGACTAATTGAAGCTCATCGCAAGGCTGTCAACCAAACCCTAGCCTTGATGGAGTCCCGTTATGCTCAAAGTCGCATTTTAAAGAAAGGACAGCCCCGGCAAGTGGTTCAGACCGGCAAGTTAGCCGTTGCTCAATTTGACCACATCGAAACCAGAAACTTAGACCCCCATCTACATACCCATTGTGTGGTCATGAACGTCACCCAACGAGACGATGGCCAATGGCGCAGCCTCCACAACGATGCCATTTACCGCCAACAGAAATTATTAGGGATGGTCTATCAACATAACTTAGCCTTGGAATTAAGGAAGCTGGGTTATCAAGTAGAAGCCAAACAGCATGGACAGTTTGAAATTGCTGGTTATGAGAAAAAAGACCTGGAATTCTTTTCTAAACGGCGACAACAGATTTTAGCCGAAGCCGGGGAAAATGCCAGTGTGGTTGAGCGTAACATCGCTTGGGGCAATACCCGTGTCAAAAAAGAAGTGGTATCCCCATCTGAGTTGAAGCAGAAATGGCAACGAGAAGCCAGTGAATTAGGGGTTAAATTTGTTAATCCTAATACTGGTTTGGATAAAAAAGGTGAAGGGTTAGGGGAGCAGAGGGAGCAGAGGGAGCAGAGGAAGCAGAGGGAGCAGAGGGAGCAGAGGGAGCAGAGGGAGCAGAGGAGCAGGGGGAGTGATTATCAGGCAAATCAAGGCAATATTGACCAAAATGCTATCTCTCAACCAAGCCCTATTAAGGCTAATATTGTCAATGATGCCATCGCTCATTGTGAAGAAAGGGCTGTGGCCTTTCGGCTTGAAGAGGTAGAAAAATTTATCTTATTAAATGGTCAACCCATTAATATAAAGAACCTTGATAAAACCATTGGTCAGCATTCTCAATTAATTAACGTTAGTGACAACCTTAACCGTCGCTATACCACCGAAGCTGCTTTACAACGAGAACTGGCCACCATTCGTTTAATGTTAGAAGGGAAAAATAAAGAACGTCCTATCTGCTCAGAAGCAAAGATTAATCAGGGTTTAGCCCCCATCTCGCTAACAGAGGGACAACAGGAAGCCATCACCACCGCGTTAAGTAGCCGTGACACCGTAATGGCATGGCAAGGGGTAGCAGGTGCCGGGAAAACATACGCGTTAAATCATTTCACTACTTTGAGTCAAAAAAATGGCTACTCAGTTAAAGGGTTTGCCCCGTCTGCTGAAGCGGCCAAGGTTTTAGGATTTGAGGTTGGCATTAAAGCCGATACAGTGGCTAGTTTACTGTATTCCAAACAAGCAAAACAGGTAGAACCTAACCAAATTTGGATCGTTGACGAAGCTGGGTTACTCAGTGCCAAAGCAGCTTATGAATTATTAAAACGGGCAAAAGCTGAAAACGCCAGAGTGTTGTTAGTGGGAGACACGCGCCAATTATCCGCCGTAGAAGCAGGAAACCCGTTCAAGTCTTTACAAGCAGCAGGAATGACCACTGCTCGAATGAATCAATCCCTACGACAGCGCACCCCTGAACTACAAACCGCCGTGGATTTCATTTCTAAGGGGGAAATTGATGCAGGGTTTGGTATTCTTAATCAGGCTAATTGTTTAATTGAAGTGGCTGAAGAGGAGAAAATTAATCAGATTGTTAATGATTACTTGAAAATCCCTGAAGCGGATAGAGAAAAAACCTTAATTTTGGCAGGAACGAATGCGGAACGGTTGGCCATTACTCAAACTATTCGTCAAGGATTAAAAGAGGAAGGAAAGTTAGGAGAAGGGGTCAAGCTTACCCAACTGAAAAGTAAGGATTTAACGAGGGTACAAATGCGCTTTACCCATCATTTAGAAATCGGGGATTTAGTCAGTCCTGCTTTTAATTACAAACAACGTCAATTAAGCAAAGGGGAACTTTATGAAATCATTGATAAAGATGTTGATAGTTTAACTCTGAAAGATTCGACAGGAAACAGGGTTAAAGTCGATCCTTTATTTGAGAAAGCGGTTTATGGGAGTTCGGAGATTGAAATTGCAGTAGGAGATAGATTAAAGTGGACTAAGAATGATAGAAAACAAGGACGCAGAAACGGTCAAGAATTTACGGTTAAAGCTATTGAAGGGACAATAGCCACCATTGAATACAAGGATGGCCAACAAGATAGTTTTAATTTTAGTGTTCCCCAACATTTAGATTATGGGTTAGTTAGTACGACTTATTCATCCCAAGGTAAAACCGCAGACCAAGTGTTAATTTCGGCTGATTATACTGTTGGCAAGGAAAGCTTTTATGTAGCGGTTTCTAGGGTCAAGTCTGACTTAAAGTTATATACTTTGGATAAAGATAATTTACTGGACTTGGCTAAAGCATCGAGGGCGAAAAAGAATCCTTTAGAATTATTACGCGCTCGTCAAAAGGCTTTACTTAAGGGTAAATATAAAACAAAAGAAAGAGGGGCAGATGGGAAAGAAGTATCAAGTTTTACCACTCAACCCTCTTCAGTTTCAGTTGTTGATTCTTCAAGTAATGTTACTAATGTACCTCAAGAAAAACCAGTAACTACTGTTTCATCATTTCCGTCGAATAAGAAGCCAATAAGGGATAAGGATGAGAAGTTAATTGAGAATTATAACCAAATTAGTGATGAAGAATTGAAGCCTTTAGAACAGAAAGCTTCTCAATCAGTTAAGCGAAACTTAGAAATTGAAACTAAAAAAAATAGGGATTTAACTAATCCAATTCCTGAGTCCGTTTCTCAATCTAAAATAATTTCCGATGAAAAAATTGAGACAGATAATGATACAATCTTATCAGAAGTTACTGAGTCTGAAGCTGTGACCAATGCTGAAGTCAAGAAACCTAATAATCATCTTGATAAAGAGATAGCTGAACCATTAATTATTTTCAATGAAGCTGATGCTAACCTTAATAAAAAACTGAAAGAACTCTTAGACACTCTGGCTAAATCTAACCAACTTTCTGACGAAAACCAACAACGATTACAGGAATTAGCGGAACGTCTTAAAGGGGATAAAAACCAGAAGGAAACTACAGAAAAGAAAGCAGTTAAAAAGCAACCGATTGAGAAACAATCGTCAGTTTCTCCTACTCCTAAACAGACGGTAAAACCCTCTCAAAATAAGCCCGATGCTTCAAAGACAACTTTACAAACCCCTTCATCTGAGCAACGGTTAGCGGACTTGAATAACGTAAAAGCTATTGAGTCCCTGACTAAATTAATGCAGTTCTTAAATATCCCACCTCAACACGGATGGCGACGATTGAAACGGCCACGTTATATGATTAAAGCCTCTACTGACTATGAGACAATAGAATTATATTCTGCTAGTCAACGAGGTTTAATTCTCCAGAAAAAAGATGGACGAATTCAAGGTAATCTTAATGAAAAAGATAGAGAGTTAATTGCTCAGATTGACCCAGAAATTGAGCAACGATTAAATCAGCTTAAGCAGAAACTTGTTCAAAAGTCTCAACAGCGTAGTCGAGATAATGGGTTGAGTTTGTAA